One region of Prosthecobacter dejongeii genomic DNA includes:
- the katG gene encoding catalase/peroxidase HPI — protein sequence MSDEAQTCPVAHTAAAPQGKCPFHHAPSTGTTNRDWWPKLLKIDLLHQHSSKSDPMGGDFNYAEEFKSLDLAAVKQDLAALMTDSQDWWPADFGHYGPLFIRMAWHSAGTYRTGDGRGGGGRGQQRFAPLNSWPDNVSLDKARRLLWPIKQKYGRKISWADLMILTGNVALETMGFKTFGFAGGREDTWEPDHDVYWGRETTWLGGDKRYAHGSEGVAKAGGVVVSDDQANGDVHSRLLENPLAAVQMGLIYVNPEGPDGNPDPLKSAYDIRDTFARMAMNDEETVALIAGGHTFGKTHGAGPASHVGAEPEAAGLAEQGFGWKNSFGTGKGGDTITSGLEVTWTTTPTQWSNNYFENLFGYEWELTKSPAGAHQWRPKDGAGEGTVPHAHDKTKRIAPNMLTTDIALRADPAYEKISRRFLENPDQFADAFARAWFKLTHRDMGPRDRYLGPEVPEEILLWQDPIPAVDHPLVNAQDIGALKEQIVESGLTVSELVSTAWASASTFRGSDKRGGANGARIRLAPQKDWEANQPAQLAKVLEKLEGIQSAFNASQSGGKKISLADLIVLGGCAGVELAAKKAGHEVMVPFTPGRMDATQDQTDVESFGFLEPLADGFRNYQRTKYSVSAEELLIDKAQLLTLTAPEMTVLIGGMRVLNTNVGAGQAGLLTQQPEVLTNDFFVNLLDMSTEWKPLSKDDDAFEGRDRKTGALKWTGTRVDLVFGSNAQLRALAEVYATSDAQTKFVRDFVAAWNKVMNLDRFDLL from the coding sequence ATGTCAGACGAAGCTCAAACTTGCCCTGTAGCCCACACTGCTGCTGCCCCTCAAGGAAAGTGTCCTTTTCACCACGCGCCCAGCACGGGTACGACCAATCGCGATTGGTGGCCGAAGCTGTTGAAGATTGATCTTCTGCATCAGCATTCTTCCAAGTCCGATCCCATGGGAGGAGACTTCAATTATGCCGAAGAGTTCAAGAGTCTGGACCTCGCTGCGGTTAAACAAGATCTCGCTGCGCTGATGACGGATTCTCAGGACTGGTGGCCAGCAGATTTTGGCCACTATGGTCCCTTATTTATCCGCATGGCCTGGCATAGCGCTGGCACCTATCGAACAGGCGATGGCCGTGGGGGAGGTGGCCGTGGGCAACAGCGTTTTGCCCCGCTCAATAGCTGGCCAGACAACGTTAGTCTGGATAAAGCACGTCGCCTTCTTTGGCCCATCAAGCAAAAGTATGGTCGCAAAATCTCATGGGCGGATCTGATGATCCTCACGGGCAACGTGGCGCTAGAGACGATGGGATTTAAAACGTTTGGTTTTGCCGGTGGACGTGAGGATACCTGGGAGCCGGATCACGATGTCTATTGGGGCCGTGAAACTACCTGGTTAGGCGGCGATAAACGCTATGCTCACGGGTCTGAAGGCGTCGCCAAAGCGGGTGGTGTGGTCGTTTCCGATGATCAGGCGAATGGGGACGTGCATTCGCGGTTGCTTGAAAATCCGCTGGCTGCGGTGCAGATGGGGTTGATCTACGTGAACCCTGAAGGCCCGGATGGCAACCCCGATCCCTTGAAGTCTGCCTATGACATTCGTGATACGTTTGCTCGCATGGCGATGAACGATGAAGAAACCGTGGCCCTCATCGCGGGTGGTCATACTTTTGGTAAGACCCATGGTGCTGGTCCGGCCTCTCATGTGGGCGCTGAACCAGAGGCCGCTGGCCTGGCTGAGCAAGGGTTTGGCTGGAAAAATAGCTTCGGCACCGGCAAAGGTGGTGACACCATCACCAGTGGTCTGGAAGTGACATGGACCACCACGCCCACCCAGTGGAGCAACAACTACTTTGAGAACCTTTTTGGTTATGAATGGGAGCTGACCAAAAGCCCGGCAGGAGCCCATCAATGGAGGCCCAAAGATGGGGCAGGGGAGGGCACTGTACCTCACGCGCATGATAAGACGAAACGCATCGCGCCGAACATGCTGACGACTGACATCGCTCTGCGCGCAGACCCGGCTTATGAGAAAATTTCACGTCGTTTTCTGGAGAATCCAGATCAGTTTGCCGATGCTTTTGCTCGTGCCTGGTTCAAGCTCACCCATCGTGACATGGGCCCGCGCGATCGTTACCTCGGGCCTGAGGTGCCTGAAGAAATCCTCCTTTGGCAAGACCCCATCCCAGCTGTGGATCATCCCTTGGTCAATGCGCAAGATATCGGTGCTCTGAAAGAGCAGATCGTGGAGTCGGGTCTAACTGTGTCGGAGCTTGTCTCTACGGCCTGGGCTTCGGCCTCAACGTTCCGCGGTTCGGATAAACGAGGTGGGGCAAATGGTGCCAGAATCCGTTTGGCTCCGCAAAAAGATTGGGAGGCCAATCAGCCTGCTCAACTGGCTAAAGTCCTGGAAAAACTAGAAGGTATTCAAAGTGCGTTCAATGCCTCCCAGTCTGGAGGCAAAAAAATCTCGCTGGCTGACCTCATCGTTCTTGGTGGCTGTGCGGGTGTAGAACTAGCGGCCAAGAAGGCTGGCCATGAGGTCATGGTTCCCTTCACCCCAGGACGTATGGACGCCACGCAGGACCAGACCGATGTCGAGTCTTTCGGTTTCCTGGAGCCTTTGGCCGATGGCTTCCGAAACTATCAGCGCACGAAGTATAGCGTTTCAGCGGAAGAACTCCTCATTGATAAAGCACAGTTGCTCACACTCACGGCTCCTGAAATGACCGTGCTCATCGGCGGCATGCGTGTCTTAAACACGAATGTGGGCGCAGGCCAAGCTGGATTGTTGACTCAGCAACCCGAGGTGCTGACCAATGACTTTTTTGTCAATCTGCTGGACATGAGCACTGAGTGGAAGCCTCTCTCTAAGGATGACGATGCCTTCGAAGGGCGTGACCGGAAAACCGGAGCTCTCAAATGGACGGGCACACGAGTGGATCTGGTCTTTGGGTCCAATGCCCAGCTCCGTGCTTTAGCTGAAGTTTATGCCACTTCGGATGCTCAAACCAAGTTTGTGCGCGATTTCGTGGCCGCTTGGAACAAGGTCATGAACCTGGATCGCTTCGACCTTTTGTGA
- a CDS encoding OmpA family protein — MLADEPKRDRQADAAQARKIETPEDAKRLLMNILGGGAARADSDDRRGPNDRRDSNDRSEPRRRRDDSRPRYRPSFEEVGRTQQDRDRAVSIIVDRFQGRVPQAAPSGNVYRERRIFETTETQRRTQFYDGNRRVIRYSSMQEIPPIIVASQELNRVQLLPQSQSTYRVMPQAAQQERYRNDIPASYTSGDAYAVSYSVDPDSAISTDAILFRQGSTDFADAYSYDLVIDMANAMKAPALANDTFVIEGHASAEGDYGQNLQLSQERAERISRELVYHGVNAERLMPVGYGEAEASSPADANEAARRLDRRVVVFRMR; from the coding sequence GTGCTTGCCGATGAACCCAAACGTGATCGCCAAGCCGATGCTGCCCAGGCGCGCAAGATCGAAACCCCGGAAGATGCCAAGCGCTTGCTCATGAACATCCTCGGTGGCGGTGCCGCTCGAGCTGATTCTGATGATCGTCGTGGTCCCAATGATCGTCGAGACTCAAACGATCGTTCTGAACCAAGACGTCGCCGGGACGATTCCAGGCCCCGTTACCGCCCCTCCTTCGAGGAAGTGGGCCGGACCCAGCAGGATCGTGACCGCGCGGTCAGTATTATCGTGGACAGATTCCAGGGCCGAGTCCCGCAGGCGGCGCCTTCAGGCAACGTATATCGCGAACGCCGAATTTTCGAAACCACCGAAACCCAACGCCGCACTCAGTTTTACGATGGCAACCGCCGGGTGATCCGCTACTCCTCCATGCAGGAGATCCCGCCGATCATCGTTGCATCTCAAGAACTTAACCGAGTCCAACTCCTCCCCCAGTCGCAGAGCACTTACCGCGTCATGCCGCAGGCAGCCCAGCAGGAGCGTTATCGGAATGATATTCCGGCCTCGTACACCAGTGGCGACGCCTATGCCGTGTCCTACAGCGTCGATCCTGATTCGGCCATCAGCACAGATGCCATCCTCTTCCGTCAGGGCTCCACAGACTTTGCCGATGCCTATTCCTATGACCTTGTCATTGATATGGCAAACGCCATGAAGGCCCCGGCCCTAGCCAATGACACTTTCGTCATCGAAGGCCATGCATCCGCTGAAGGTGACTATGGGCAGAACCTCCAGCTTTCTCAAGAACGCGCGGAGCGGATCTCCCGCGAGCTCGTTTATCATGGCGTCAATGCCGAGCGTCTCATGCCTGTAGGCTATGGCGAAGCCGAAGCTTCCTCCCCGGCCGATGCCAATGAAGCTGCTCGTCGGTTGGACCGCCGCGTTGTGGTCTTTCGCATGCGCTGA
- a CDS encoding CDP-alcohol phosphatidyltransferase family protein, translated as MTFATQITIFRILLIPVFIGLAVYYGESVSSGQANETLRWWTIATFAIAALSDAVDGYVARHFNQRSRLGAILDPLADKLLLLSGIITLSFTGWRQHFPLWFPTLVIFRDLASIGGAFLIDYLTGKCVIKPHWTGKVATFAQFAAVLWLMLDIPFLIWPTALAGAFTAISGFLNLAAGVRQVQEHSGKHD; from the coding sequence GTGACGTTCGCCACCCAGATCACGATTTTCCGCATCCTTCTCATCCCGGTTTTCATCGGGTTGGCGGTCTATTATGGGGAAAGTGTGTCCTCGGGACAGGCCAATGAAACGCTACGCTGGTGGACCATCGCCACCTTTGCCATCGCAGCATTGAGCGACGCTGTGGATGGTTATGTAGCCCGCCATTTCAATCAGCGCAGCCGTTTAGGTGCCATTTTAGACCCTCTAGCGGACAAACTTTTGCTGCTTTCCGGCATTATCACTTTGAGTTTTACCGGCTGGAGACAGCACTTTCCACTCTGGTTCCCTACCCTGGTCATTTTCCGTGACCTCGCCAGCATCGGTGGCGCCTTCCTCATTGATTATCTCACGGGGAAATGCGTGATCAAACCACATTGGACAGGTAAAGTAGCCACTTTTGCCCAGTTTGCCGCCGTCCTCTGGCTGATGTTAGATATTCCTTTCCTTATCTGGCCCACGGCTTTGGCCGGAGCTTTTACGGCCATCTCAGGCTTCCTCAATCTCGCGGCTGGCGTGCGCCAGGTACAAGAGCATTCAGGAAAGCATGACTGA
- a CDS encoding FKBP-type peptidyl-prolyl cis-trans isomerase, whose product MKSLYVTLSSALLLCLTACQTEAPAKKKTVRQPPSQAPQNTSPPAATPSISPSGVVTTASGLKYRVLSSGPDSGISPTYRDTVSVHYHGTLTDGTVFDSSIERGQPASFGVGQVIPGWTEALQLMKPGDKWLLHIPARLAYGNRAIGGKIPPNSDLIFQVELLQVLGR is encoded by the coding sequence ATGAAGTCCCTTTACGTTACCCTGTCCTCCGCCCTTTTGCTCTGCCTCACGGCCTGCCAGACTGAAGCCCCAGCGAAAAAGAAGACCGTCAGACAGCCCCCATCCCAGGCCCCCCAGAACACTAGCCCTCCAGCGGCAACCCCTAGCATCTCACCATCCGGTGTGGTGACGACCGCCAGCGGACTGAAATATCGTGTTCTGAGCTCTGGGCCTGATTCTGGGATCTCACCCACTTACAGGGATACCGTCTCAGTACATTATCATGGCACCCTCACTGACGGAACGGTCTTTGACAGCTCCATTGAGCGTGGTCAACCTGCGAGCTTTGGCGTCGGCCAAGTCATTCCCGGCTGGACGGAGGCGCTACAACTCATGAAACCTGGCGACAAATGGCTGCTGCACATCCCTGCACGCTTGGCCTATGGAAACCGCGCCATCGGCGGAAAAATCCCACCTAATAGCGACCTGATCTTCCAGGTGGAACTCCTCCAAGTGCTGGGTCGTTAG